One window of the Capnocytophaga haemolytica genome contains the following:
- the rplU gene encoding 50S ribosomal protein L21 — MYAIVEIAGQQFKVSKDQKVYVHRLQANEGEKVAFGKVLLIDNNGAITVGAPAIDGASVEAKVVKHVKGDKVLVFKKKRRKGYKVKNGHRQCFTELTIESIVASGASVAPKAKAEKAPAKAEKPAAKADDLKKIEGIGPKAAEALTAAGVDTFAKLSKKTAEEIKTILTNASSTLAHLEPQTWAAQAKLAAEGKWEELKKWQDELNGGIEK; from the coding sequence ATGTATGCAATTGTAGAGATAGCAGGGCAACAGTTTAAAGTTAGCAAAGACCAGAAGGTGTATGTACATCGTTTGCAAGCCAATGAAGGGGAGAAGGTAGCCTTTGGTAAGGTGCTCCTTATTGACAACAATGGTGCGATCACAGTTGGCGCCCCCGCTATAGACGGAGCTTCAGTAGAAGCAAAGGTAGTGAAACACGTCAAAGGAGACAAAGTGCTTGTCTTCAAGAAAAAGAGACGCAAAGGTTACAAGGTAAAGAACGGGCATCGTCAGTGCTTTACAGAGCTAACCATTGAGAGCATCGTTGCCAGCGGAGCGAGTGTAGCCCCTAAGGCAAAGGCAGAGAAAGCACCTGCGAAAGCAGAGAAGCCAGCGGCAAAGGCTGATGACTTGAAGAAGATAGAAGGCATCGGACCTAAGGCAGCAGAGGCGTTGACCGCAGCGGGTGTGGATACTTTTGCGAAGCTCTCAAAGAAAACAGCAGAAGAGATTAAAACCATCTTAACAAACGCAAGTTCAACTTTAGCTCACTTAGAGCCACAGACTTGGGCAGCACAAGCTAAATTAGCTGCTGAAGGCAAGTGGGAAGAGCTGAAGAAATGGCAAGATGAGCTTAATGGTGGTATTGAAAAATAA